One Ricinus communis isolate WT05 ecotype wild-type chromosome 2, ASM1957865v1, whole genome shotgun sequence DNA segment encodes these proteins:
- the LOC125369234 gene encoding sugar carrier protein C-like, with product MAPYKRRGFFNIVFQLSITIGILCANLVNYVTPILMKNGQAWRVSLGGACVPAAFIFISALFLPNTPNSLLEKGQEQEAKAILKRIRGATQDHQIENEFQDLIKASDEAKQVEDPWRKLLRTRKYRPHLVMAVLIPALQQLTGINVVMFYAPVLFQSIGFKDDASLLSAVVTGIVNVLATFVSMYGTDKWGRRTLFLEGGLQMLIFQTLVAVFIGWKFGTTGIVNNLPSWYAVLVVLCICIFVAGFAWSWGPLGWLVPSEIFPLEIRSAAQSVVAAVNMLFTFAIAQLFLPMLCVLKFGLFIFFAFFVAVMTVFIYFFLPETKNIPIEEMSQIWRNHWFWKRYMTEEPSKPCIAIV from the exons ATGGCTCCGTACAAAAGACGTGGCTTTTTCAACATTGTGTTTCAATTGTCCATAACAATTGGTATTCTCTGCGCTAATCTCGTCAATTATGTGACTCCTATTTTGATGAAAAACGGCCAAGCATGGCGTGTTAGTCTTGGCGGCGCATGTGTTCCTGCTGCTTTCATCTTTATCTCAGCTTTGTTTCTTCCAAATACACCAAACTCTCTGTTAGAGAAAGGTCAGGAGCAAGAAGCTAAAGCCATCCTTAAACGTATCCGCGGTGCTACTCAAGACCACCAAATTGAGAATGAATTTCAAGACTTGATTAAGGCTTCTGACGAAGCTAAGCAGGTAGAGGATCCGTGGAGAAAGCTTCTGAGGACACGCAAATACAGGCCACATCTGGTAATGGCTGTACTAATCCCAGCACTTCAGCAACTCACTGGAATTAATGTGGTCATGTTTTACGCTCCAGTGCTGTTTCAAAGCATTGGGTTTAAAGACGATGCTTCCCTTCTCTCCGCAGTAGTTACTGGCATTGTTAATGTCTTGGCTACATTTGTTTCTATGTACGGAACTGATAAATGGGGAAGAAGGACTTTGTTTCTTGAAGGTGGACTTCAAATGCTAATCTTTCAG ACTTTGGTAGCAGTGTTTATTGGATGGAAATTTGGAACGACAGGAATAGTGAATAACTTACCATCATGGTATGCAGTTCTAGTTGTGTTGTGCATCTGCATTTTTGTAGCAGGATTTGCATGGTCATGGGGACCATTAGGATGGTTAGTGCCAAGTGAAATCTTCCCGTTGGAAATTCGATCAGCCGCTCAGAGTGTTGTCGCAGCAGTCAACATGCTGTTCACATTTGCAATCGCTCAATTGTTCCTTCCGATGCTTTGCGTCTTGAAGTTTGGATTGTTCATCTTTTTTGCCTTTTTTGTTGCGGTGATGACTGTcttcatttatttcttcttaCCCGAGACGAAGAACATTCCTATTGAAGAAATGTCGCAAATTTGGAGGAATCATTGGTTCTGGAAGAGATACATGACCGAAGAACCTTCCAAACCCTGCATCGCCATAGTCTAG